The Numida meleagris isolate 19003 breed g44 Domestic line chromosome 27, NumMel1.0, whole genome shotgun sequence sequence gctgtgctgctgttcccagcagGGCTTTTTCCATCCCTCGTTGAGCACTCGGCTCTCTGGGAGCTGCACCCATTGAGCAGGAGGTTCCCAACCGCCTGGTGTAcgaagcagcagctctgccccactggGAGCAGCTGTAGGTCAGCAGCCCAGTGTTGCTAGGGGCACTCTTGTTGGATTTCTAAGTCTCCTGCGTTGACATCATCCGTCAGGCCTAGTGAGAAACTGATGCACAGGTAAGTGAGAAGCTGATGGAGGCAAGGAGCTGTGTTCTTTAACTGATCTACGTTAAAGTTTCTTGGGCAGATGCTTGGCCTCATGTGTAGCAGGTGTTAACTTGTGTGGATTTGTTCACACGTAGGTCCGGTGATCACGGGGCAGTACACCAGCTCTGCTGACAAGGTGATCCTCAGCTGCAACATAAGTGAACCTCCCACCCCCATCAGGGGTCATAAGTGGATGCTTGGGGACAAGATACTAAAGACAACAGACGGTGATTCAAGCCCTGTCATCACTTACACGTAAGTGCCATGGGCAAGGGCAGATCAGAATCTCTGTACGACAAGGCAGTTGATTTTTAAGCTGGAGGCCATTAATATTTTCCCTAACCCGAAGTGAAACGCTTTGCAGCCTTgcaaaaagaggggaaaaaaaaagccttgtaGGCTCTGAGGCCACGTGGAACAGCACACTCTAGTGTTCTCTGCGTGATGCTTTTACGTGCATCGCCCTGCTCTCGCAGGGGAGCTGCCCTCTCTGCAAGCGTTTGCAGGTTGTGGCTGAGCAGATGTGGGAATACTGGCCTTATTGTGGCGGAGCAGTGAGCTTTCCTTTCTGATTACAGTCAGGCCTGGCTGGCGTGGACCCAGCAGCTGTAGAGGCATCGCGTCCTTTTGTATGGCAGCGCCGACGTGCCTGTCTCCCCATAGCAACAGGGAGCTGAACAAGGATTAAAGTATTTATAACCCAGCCTCCCTCGTGTGACCTCAATTCCGTAGCTGAGTGGTTTTTGGAAGTGGGAAGCTCCGTGTGCAGCAGTGCTAACAAACGCTCCGTTGTCCCAGTGCGGCCGTGGAGCGAAAGTTTGCCGGCTCCTTCCCTTGAGCTCTGGGTATTAGGAAGCTGCAGAATGAGGGGTTTGTTGCAGTCGGCGTAATCCTCTAAACCTCGCTGCAGCAACTTTGCAAAGATCCTTCATgtgcagggaggggagcaggggggCAGTGGGTACACGGTGCTGCATGAGCTGTGGAGCTGGGATGGGAGGAACTGCCCATAGAGGAGGCTGCTGTTCAGGTGTCCTATAGGGGTCTGCTTCTGTGCATCTGAAATTGCACTGCTGACTTGTTTGTAAGCAGAGTGCTCATGTGGTGACCTGTTTGTTGATAGAATGGAGGGGAAGGCTGAAGATCACTCTGGTGTCTATGAATGCATCTACGAAACGGACCCAGTGGCGAGAGGGAGCGTGCTTATAGAAGGTAACTTGGTCAGTTTGCTTCTGTGGCTCGGGAGGGCAGTGGGGAGGCCGTGCTCTCCTGAACATCTTCCTTTCAGCTTCCTGAAAAGCTGCTTCTGGCCTTTACCAGTAAGGCTTCAGGGTCTACTTGTGAATTACCAGGTGCTCTGTGAGAGACATCTCCATTTTTATGAAGCAGCTGAAGCATCTGTAGGGTCAACCTGCAACCTTTGCAGTAACCAATGTCTGTGTTCCCACGGCGGTGATGGAAGGGGATGGCACCTCCTGGTGCAACCTTCCCGAGCCTTTCCTGAAGCAGCTTGATGCGCTTTCCTCTCTGAAAATGTCAAATGTTGGGCAAATGATGGGATTAGGACCCACTAATGAGCTTCTTACACTGAAGGGAAGCCTTAGGGAAGATCAGCCTTGGATGCTGGCTGGGTGGGCTGCAAAGGGGACGCACCTTTCTGCGGGGAGGctcctcatttctttttgtcttcctgcAGTTCAGCCCCAGATCGTAGCGTACAAGAAGTCTGAGCACGGGAACGAGGGGGACACAGGCGTGCTGACCTGCAAGTGTCCCTCCTACCCCCCTGTTGACACTTGGGCCTGGTTCAGAAAAGGTCAGGAGGTAAGTGCTGTGGTTTGTTACCCCTTTCTGCCCACCTTGCTCCCCAGCAGAAGAGGGCAGAGGGCCTCTTCCCATCAGAATTAGCTACTTCGAAGTATCCTTGTGCCTGGTGCCGTGGCAAGGAGGACTTCTGCAATGATAAAACTGTGCATTGTGAGCGAGCAGCTCCCCTTGTGCCAGCCCTGATGctcccttttcctccctccttaGCCCATTGTCAATGGTACTGGCCGGCACATCATCAAGTCCAGTGGCAACAAGACGGAGCTACGCATTCTTAAACTGAACATTGAGGAGGATACGGGCGACTACCACTGCAACGGAACCAACCTGAAGGGTTCTGGAGGTGCCACGGTGAATCTGCGCGTACGCAGCCGCCTGGCAGCGCTCTGGCCCTTCCTGGGTATCGTGGCAGAAGTCCTGGTTCTTGTCACCATCATCTTCATCTACGAGAAGAGGAGGAAGCCAGATGAGGTTCTTGATGGTAAGAGGTGGCTGAGGTCGAATCTTCCTGGGGACGCTGGGCAGCTTGTAGGGTGGAGGCAAGGAGTTCTCATAGAGAGCTCTGACTTCCCTATGTCAGGTGGGCGTTCGGTGTGAGGCTGCTGCTCAGGAATGCTTCTTGTCTAGCCACGGTAGCCTTTACCCAGTTGTTTTAGTCTCAGGCAATTGCACTGTTACTAACAGTCCTTCAGCAAGCTGTGCTTTGGCTCGGGAGTGAGATACGATTCAGTGCGAGTCGACCTGACCCTTTGTCTCACCAGTTCCTCTGCACTTTGTTCAGCTGCTTCAAGTGGATGTCTTGAGGACCGGGCTTTCTCTGGCCATTAACATTCTGGAGAAACCAATCTGTAAACAGCAGGCTGTGTCAGTGGTTCTATTAATACCAGGTGTAGCTTAACTTTGGTTTATGAATCTCTTTGGGGCTCTCAGCTTCACACATCCTGGCTCTCAGGGGCTTCCTCCATGCCTGGCGTTATCTTTAATCTGCTCAGAAAACATGGTTCCTCCCTTTCCTTATCAGTAGGAATCTTCATTGTGTTAaccagcttttccttccttatctGATCCCATTAACAATGAAGTATAGATGCTCGGTATCCTTCCTGCTTGCTGGGTCCGTTGCTTCAGCCCtttgctggggagcagcacgCATCAGGTGCACTGAGTGCTGTGAagggggaagcagagggacTGGAACGACGTGTTCCTCCACTGAGTGTGGAGCTCTGGAAATTCCACTCGAGGCTGCTTTATTGTGAATCTGCTCCCTCTGCCAGTCCTGGTTGGAAGGCAGATGTCTCGTGGAGGCTGGCTGTAGCTGGGTCTCTTAGCAAAATAGCTCTAGCTGGCTCACAGGGGGATCTGGCTTCTGCTGACGTCAGCTGGGTCCGGGTCCTGTTGAGTGCAGATCTGTCAGAGCTGTAGGGGGTGCTTTAACAGATGGAGATGGGACACGTAATGCTGAAAGGTCCTGATACCCTCCCACCCCCTGGCTCACCAGCCAGGGATCTTCAGCACTTGGGAACCTGAGCTTGTGGGTGAGGAAGCAGCACTGGATGTGACAGCCTTCACAACAGGGCAGTGCAAAGCTGTTTCTCCCCAAAAGTCTTGGTAGCTTTGCCCCTCTTGagaggagctggcagggagggGGTGCTGGGCCAGCTCAGACCAATGCAGTTTCCCAGGCACGTGGTTGTGAGCTGGCAGTTCCCCATTACCTAGAGTGGGAAGAGTCTAGCTCATGGATGGCATGATATCCTTGCTGGTGTTATCTTTCCgctctttcctcctctgctgctggatgctAACTCAACTGGTAAGAACTGGGAGCTGGTTCCAGCCATGCTCCTGCATCATCCTCTCACCAGCTGCCTGCAGATTTTGGGACTGAGGCAGCCCCAGTgctcagggcagtgctgctAGAGCAGCAGCCTGCGCTGCTGGGGAGGCGATGGAGCCTTCTTGGGGAAGTGGCAGATTGCAAGGAGCTGGTGAAAGGACTCGGTGTCTTCTTAGCCAAGTTTCTCCATGTAGCAAGAATGTGATGTGCcgtgtatttgttttcattgcacagtgtgtgtgtgtgtggggaggaCGAGGGGCTTACTGCTACTGATGCTTAAAGCTTTGTTCCTGAAGCTTCCTGCACAACAGGGGCTTACGTTTAAGCTTGTTCCTTGCCCAAGCTCAGGCAAGAAGCAGCTTAAAGCTCATGCAAGGGTGTGGTGTTCTGATAAACCCCCCCCCTGCTCTCCTGGTGAAACAGGAGCCCTGCGTGAGCAGACCTTGTGggttcagtgctgtgcaggctgTGGTGCCCAGTGTGTCCAGTAACACCCCTGGAGTGCCCAACCCTGGGGCTCAAAGGGATGGAAAAGCCAGAGGTGACTTCATGCATATTCTCCCCTGACacagttgtttctttcttttc is a genomic window containing:
- the BSG gene encoding basigin isoform X3, yielding MAAGAGVPCAVLALLVLGLLAAGGDATAGFIKSPLSQRRLTQDSVELHCEAIGSPIPEIQWWFEGNEPNETSAQLWDGAWQDRVQINATYNLHSTSTITIANLTSDDSGTYECRASNDPDRNHLSKSPKVKWIRSQANVLVIERPVITGQYTSSADKVILSCNISEPPTPIRGHKWMLGDKILKTTDGDSSPVITYTMEGKAEDHSGVYECIYETDPVARGSVLIEVQPQIVAYKKSEHGNEGDTGVLTCKCPSYPPVDTWAWFRKGQEPIVNGTGRHIIKSSGNKTELRILKLNIEEDTGDYHCNGTNLKGSGGATVNLRVRSRLAALWPFLGIVAEVLVLVTIIFIYEKRRKPDEVLDDDDGGSAPLKSNATNHKDKNVRQRNAN
- the BSG gene encoding basigin isoform X1; this translates as MAAGAGVPCAVLALLVLGLLAAGGDATGPVITGQYTSSADKVILSCNISEPPTPIRGHKWMLGDKILKTTDGDSSPVITYTMEGKAEDHSGVYECIYETDPVARGSVLIEVQPQIVAYKKSEHGNEGDTGVLTCKCPSYPPVDTWAWFRKGQEPIVNGTGRHIIKSSGNKTELRILKLNIEEDTGDYHCNGTNLKGSGGATVNLRVRSRLAALWPFLGIVAEVLVLVTIIFIYEKRRKPDEVLDDDDGGSAPLKSNATNHKDKNVRQRNAN
- the BSG gene encoding basigin isoform X2, which translates into the protein MEGKAEDHSGVYECIYETDPVARGSVLIEVQPQIVAYKKSEHGNEGDTGVLTCKCPSYPPVDTWAWFRKGQEPIVNGTGRHIIKSSGNKTELRILKLNIEEDTGDYHCNGTNLKGSGGATVNLRVRSRLAALWPFLGIVAEVLVLVTIIFIYEKRRKPDEVLDDDDGGSAPLKSNATNHKDKNVRQRNAN